One genomic window of Streptomyces sp. WP-1 includes the following:
- a CDS encoding RNA polymerase sigma factor RpoD/SigA → MATRAVARRKSAASGETADSASSVRAHGGEIADRDLVGMYLDEIARTPLLDAAKEVELSQTIEAGVFARQVLDGFEDTTSDATREELESLVAAGERAKDVFIRSNLRLVVAVARRYPRSGLPLLDLIQEGNAGLVRAVEKFDYRKGFKFSTYATWWIRQAITRSIADQSRTIRLPVHLVEELGRIRRVQREFNREHGREPEPTEIAAELGSTPERVTDVLDWARDPVSLNMSVDDQGETQFGDLLEDTSAVSPEQSVMTLLRSEELDDLIGRLDQRTASIIKMRYGIEDGRERTLTEVGKEHGLTRERIRQIEKHALLELKKLARDTGFDAAA, encoded by the coding sequence ATGGCAACCCGTGCCGTCGCCCGTCGTAAGTCCGCCGCCTCCGGCGAGACGGCCGACTCGGCAAGCAGTGTTCGCGCTCATGGCGGCGAGATCGCGGACCGCGACCTGGTCGGCATGTACCTCGACGAGATAGCGCGCACACCGCTGCTCGACGCCGCCAAGGAGGTCGAGCTGTCCCAGACCATCGAGGCGGGTGTGTTCGCGCGACAGGTTCTCGACGGGTTCGAGGACACCACCTCGGACGCCACCCGTGAGGAGCTGGAGTCCCTGGTCGCCGCGGGCGAGCGGGCCAAGGACGTGTTCATCCGCTCCAACCTCCGCCTGGTCGTCGCGGTCGCCCGGCGCTACCCGCGCAGCGGCCTGCCCCTGCTCGACCTGATCCAGGAGGGCAACGCGGGCCTGGTGCGTGCCGTCGAGAAGTTCGACTACCGCAAGGGCTTCAAGTTCTCCACGTACGCCACCTGGTGGATCCGCCAGGCCATCACCCGCTCCATCGCCGACCAGTCGCGCACCATCCGCCTCCCCGTCCACCTGGTGGAGGAGCTGGGCCGCATCCGCCGGGTGCAGCGCGAGTTCAACCGGGAGCACGGCCGCGAGCCGGAGCCCACGGAGATCGCGGCGGAGCTGGGCTCCACGCCGGAGCGCGTCACCGACGTCCTCGACTGGGCCCGTGACCCGGTCTCGCTGAACATGTCGGTGGACGACCAGGGCGAGACCCAGTTCGGCGACCTGCTGGAGGACACCTCCGCGGTCAGCCCCGAGCAGTCCGTGATGACCCTGCTGCGCAGCGAGGAACTGGACGACCTGATCGGCCGCCTGGACCAGCGCACGGCCTCCATCATCAAGATGCGGTACGGCATCGAGGACGGCCGCGAGCGCACCCTGACCGAGGTCGGCAAGGAGCACGGTCTGACCCGTGAGCGCATCCGGCAGATCGAGAAGCACGCCCTGCTGGAGCTGAAGAAGCTGGCGCGGGACACCGGGTTCGACGCGGCGGCGTAA
- a CDS encoding YafY family protein, which yields MTTATPARLLQLLSLLQTPREWPGGELAERLAVSRRTVRRDIDRLRELGYPVEATKGSDGGYRLVAGKALPPLALDDEEAVAIAVGLRAGAGHAVAGMDEASVRALAKLEQVLPARLRHRVATLQAATTPLTAGDGASIPAGTLTLLASAVAGRERLRFAYRDKEGGTSRRLTEPHRLVSTGRRWYLVAYDLDRADWRTFRVDRVSEPFATGVRFAQRELPTGSAAGYLRRSIQQWQEAYDFEVRFAASAAEVAERLPGAYGAPVDDGEGGCVLAGGTGDPLEWLSVRLALTGFEFTVRGPDELAACVRGLGDRLSRAGGGPGLP from the coding sequence ATGACGACCGCCACCCCGGCACGGCTGCTCCAGTTGCTCTCCCTGCTCCAGACGCCCCGTGAGTGGCCGGGCGGTGAGCTGGCCGAGCGGCTCGCGGTGTCGCGTCGTACCGTGCGGCGGGACATCGACCGGCTGCGTGAGCTGGGTTACCCGGTGGAGGCGACGAAGGGCTCGGACGGCGGGTACCGGCTGGTCGCGGGCAAGGCGCTGCCGCCGCTGGCGCTGGACGACGAGGAGGCCGTCGCCATCGCGGTCGGGCTGCGGGCCGGCGCGGGGCACGCGGTGGCGGGCATGGACGAGGCGTCGGTACGGGCCCTCGCCAAGCTGGAGCAGGTCCTGCCGGCCCGGCTGCGGCACCGGGTGGCCACCCTCCAGGCGGCGACGACCCCGCTGACCGCCGGGGACGGCGCGAGCATCCCGGCCGGGACGCTGACCCTGCTGGCCTCGGCCGTGGCGGGCCGGGAGCGGCTGCGGTTCGCCTATCGCGACAAGGAGGGCGGCACGTCCCGCCGGCTGACCGAGCCGCATCGGCTGGTGTCGACGGGGCGGCGCTGGTACCTGGTCGCGTACGACCTCGACCGCGCGGACTGGCGCACGTTCCGGGTGGACCGGGTGAGCGAGCCGTTCGCCACCGGAGTCCGGTTCGCGCAGCGGGAGTTGCCGACGGGCAGCGCGGCGGGGTATCTGCGGCGGTCGATCCAGCAGTGGCAGGAGGCGTACGACTTCGAGGTGCGGTTCGCCGCGTCGGCGGCGGAGGTCGCCGAGCGGCTCCCGGGGGCGTACGGGGCGCCCGTGGACGACGGCGAGGGCGGCTGCGTCCTGGCGGGCGGCACCGGTGACCCCCTGGAGTGGCTGTCGGTCCGGCTGGCGCTGACGGGGTTCGAGTTCACCGTGCGGGGGCCGGATGAACTGGCGGCGTGCGTACGGGGGTTGGGGGACAGGCTGAGCCGGGCCGGGGGTGGGCCGGGCCTCCCGTAA
- a CDS encoding DUF6227 family protein, with the protein MSVPYETAAPEPAESPESPEEHLARLLGRALNSFELPDEVIRRLDCALAYDSSLHSAHHSAGLHRETYRHTWLLADGSAVTLWELAHNTTPGGPPDHEVYTDEEELQTATSRLGLPPDAPELELPAPTWLWAVPAPRHVFACGDSADHARRLLRRAENADRPSDRTADLLATATAHEITQAFGRPGRAGRSGLSYVLYEHAFLLPDDSEISLWEVEHTATPDGRHMCEVYMSEDAARSAMERRAARQG; encoded by the coding sequence TTGAGCGTTCCGTACGAGACGGCAGCGCCCGAACCAGCCGAGTCGCCCGAGTCGCCCGAGGAACACCTCGCGCGACTCCTCGGCCGCGCCCTGAACTCCTTCGAGCTGCCCGACGAGGTGATACGACGGCTCGACTGCGCGCTGGCGTACGACAGTTCGCTGCACTCCGCGCACCACAGCGCGGGGCTGCACCGGGAGACGTACCGGCACACCTGGCTGCTGGCCGACGGCTCGGCGGTCACCCTGTGGGAGCTGGCGCACAACACCACCCCGGGCGGCCCGCCGGACCACGAGGTGTACACGGACGAGGAGGAGCTCCAGACGGCCACCTCGCGGCTCGGATTACCCCCGGACGCGCCCGAACTGGAGCTGCCCGCGCCGACCTGGCTGTGGGCGGTGCCCGCTCCCCGGCACGTGTTCGCCTGCGGCGACTCCGCCGACCACGCCCGCCGGCTGCTGCGCCGCGCGGAGAACGCGGACCGTCCCAGCGACCGCACGGCGGACCTGCTGGCCACGGCGACGGCGCACGAGATCACCCAGGCCTTCGGCCGTCCGGGCCGGGCGGGCCGCTCGGGGCTGAGTTATGTGCTGTACGAGCACGCGTTCCTGCTGCCGGACGACAGCGAGATCTCCCTGTGGGAGGTCGAGCACACGGCGACGCCGGACGGCCGCCATATGTGCGAGGTGTACATGTCGGAGGACGCGGCCCGTTCCGCGATGGAGCGGCGCGCGGCACGACAGGGCTGA
- a CDS encoding Ig-like domain-containing protein, with protein MTTPDIAARRALGACAALMVGALTLTACGGDANASNKDGGKDSPKTSTAKIAISAKDGATDASVNATGVKVSDGTLTDVKMTVSGSQQAVPGAISADGRSWKPKQRLELGTKYQIAARAKDAEGRPAAANAIFSTVSSASSYIGTYTPDDGSTVGVGMPVSFTFNKSISDKKAVQSHITVNSSSGQQVVGHWFGDRRLDFRPKDYWKAGSKVKMKIDLDHVQGAQGLYGVQKKTVTFTVGRSQVSTVDVGTQTMTVVRDGQTLKSVPISGGSPEHTTYNGQMVISEKFTQTRMNGSTVGFGGEYDIPDVPHAMRLTSSGTFIHGNYWYNKGNPPFGRQGTSHGCVGLADVQGAQGDTPAKWFFDNTLVGDVVIVKNSPDTTVAPDNGLNGWNMSWSAWTAGSAV; from the coding sequence GTGACAACGCCGGACATTGCAGCGCGGCGCGCACTCGGGGCCTGTGCCGCCCTGATGGTCGGCGCCCTCACCCTGACCGCCTGCGGCGGCGACGCCAACGCCTCGAACAAGGACGGCGGCAAGGACTCCCCGAAGACCTCGACGGCGAAGATAGCGATCTCGGCGAAGGACGGCGCGACGGACGCGTCCGTCAACGCGACCGGGGTGAAGGTCAGCGACGGCACGCTGACCGACGTGAAGATGACCGTGTCGGGCTCGCAGCAGGCCGTACCGGGGGCGATATCGGCGGACGGCCGCAGCTGGAAGCCGAAGCAGCGCCTCGAACTCGGCACGAAGTACCAGATAGCCGCGCGGGCGAAGGACGCCGAGGGACGGCCTGCGGCGGCCAACGCCATCTTCAGCACCGTCAGTTCGGCGAGCAGCTACATCGGCACCTACACACCGGACGACGGCAGCACGGTCGGTGTGGGCATGCCGGTGTCGTTCACCTTCAACAAGTCGATCAGCGACAAGAAGGCCGTCCAGTCGCACATCACGGTGAACTCCAGCAGCGGCCAGCAGGTGGTCGGGCACTGGTTCGGCGACCGGCGCCTGGACTTCCGGCCGAAGGACTACTGGAAGGCCGGCTCCAAGGTCAAGATGAAGATCGACCTGGACCATGTGCAGGGCGCCCAGGGCCTGTACGGCGTGCAGAAGAAGACCGTCACCTTCACCGTCGGGCGCTCGCAGGTCTCCACGGTCGACGTCGGCACGCAGACGATGACCGTGGTCCGCGACGGCCAGACGCTCAAGTCGGTGCCGATCTCCGGGGGCAGCCCGGAGCACACCACGTACAACGGGCAGATGGTGATCTCCGAGAAGTTCACCCAGACCCGGATGAACGGCTCGACGGTCGGCTTCGGCGGGGAGTACGACATCCCGGACGTGCCGCACGCGATGCGCCTGACGTCCTCGGGCACCTTCATCCACGGCAACTACTGGTACAACAAGGGCAATCCACCCTTCGGCCGGCAGGGCACCAGCCACGGCTGCGTCGGCCTCGCGGATGTGCAGGGCGCGCAGGGCGACACCCCGGCGAAGTGGTTCTTCGACAACACGCTCGTCGGCGACGTGGTGATCGTGAAGAACTCCCCCGACACCACCGTGGCCCCGGACAACGGCCTCAATGGCTGGAACATGTCCTGGAGCGCCTGGACCGCCGGAAGTGCCGTCTGA
- a CDS encoding P1 family peptidase → MTVDALTDVAGLRVGHATRTGDGRLTGTTVVLAPEGGAVAAVDVRGGGPGTKETDALDPRNVVQRVDAIVLTGGSAYGLDAASGVMAWLEERGRGVRVGPDPAHVVPVVPAACVFDLGRGGDFRARPDAATGRAAVEAAAASPVGAPVPQGCVGAGTGAATGRLKGGVGTASTVLDSGITIAALVVANAAGSVMDPETGVLYGELYDGRVAYPQKEMHEAALQRLEESGAGRTPPPLNTTLAVVATDAELTKAQAQKLAGTAHDGIARAVRPVHLLHDGDTVFALATGARPLAAHPLALNELLAAGADLVTRAIVRAVRAAEPVDGPGGAWPSYGELYGRS, encoded by the coding sequence ATGACAGTTGACGCGCTGACAGATGTCGCCGGGCTGCGGGTCGGACACGCCACCCGGACCGGGGACGGCCGGCTCACCGGGACCACCGTCGTACTGGCACCGGAGGGCGGGGCCGTGGCCGCCGTGGATGTGCGCGGGGGCGGGCCCGGCACCAAGGAGACCGACGCGCTCGATCCCCGCAATGTGGTCCAGCGGGTCGACGCGATCGTGCTCACCGGGGGCAGCGCCTACGGGCTCGACGCGGCGTCCGGGGTGATGGCCTGGCTGGAGGAGCGGGGGCGGGGCGTGCGGGTGGGGCCGGATCCGGCGCATGTCGTGCCGGTGGTGCCCGCGGCCTGCGTCTTCGACCTGGGGCGCGGCGGTGACTTCCGGGCCCGTCCGGACGCGGCGACGGGACGGGCGGCGGTGGAGGCGGCGGCCGCGAGTCCGGTGGGCGCCCCGGTGCCGCAGGGCTGTGTGGGTGCCGGCACGGGCGCGGCGACCGGCCGGCTCAAGGGCGGCGTCGGCACGGCGAGCACGGTCCTCGACTCGGGGATCACCATCGCCGCGCTCGTGGTCGCGAACGCGGCGGGTTCCGTGATGGATCCGGAGACGGGGGTGCTGTACGGGGAGTTGTACGACGGCCGGGTCGCGTACCCGCAGAAGGAGATGCACGAGGCGGCGCTGCAGCGGCTGGAGGAGTCCGGCGCGGGGCGTACCCCGCCGCCGCTGAACACGACGCTGGCGGTCGTCGCCACCGACGCCGAACTGACCAAGGCCCAGGCCCAGAAGCTGGCCGGCACCGCGCACGACGGCATCGCCCGTGCCGTCCGCCCGGTCCATCTGCTGCACGACGGCGACACGGTCTTCGCCCTGGCCACCGGCGCCCGGCCGCTCGCCGCCCACCCGCTCGCCCTCAACGAGCTGCTGGCGGCGGGCGCGGACCTGGTGACCCGGGCGATCGTGCGGGCGGTGCGCGCGGCCGAGCCGGTCGACGGGCCGGGCGGAGCGTGGCCGTCGTACGGGGAGTTGTACGGGCGGTCGTGA
- a CDS encoding low temperature requirement protein A, giving the protein MTPSSTPAPATPGASHPASHASDPVRRLTARGRHEAHRVSSPLELLFDLCFVVAVSQAGVQLVHAVSAGHAGTGVLNYAMVFFAIWWAWMNFSWFASAYDNDDVLYRVVTLVQIAGVLVLAAGVSRAFEQHDYMTVWLGYVIMRLAMATQWLRAARTAEGTERRAALRYAGGVLLCQVGWAGLVVLPQPARPWVFLVMAIAEMCVPLFAERDYETSWHPHHIAERYGLFTIIVLGETIASATVAVKSAVDEHSALGELLPIAAGGLLIVFSAWWIYFVVPIHGHLRSSGRAFLWGYGHYLIFSSAAAIGAGLEVAVEEAVGSAHISTAAASAAVTLPTALYLLTVWALHARHFKVGVAQQLVLPVTALLVLGCTFLGGWSVLAAGLVCAAAVATGVTLTARMVRRERAAGAGAPAG; this is encoded by the coding sequence ATGACACCGAGTTCCACCCCGGCTCCCGCGACTCCGGGCGCATCCCACCCCGCATCCCACGCCTCCGACCCCGTGCGACGGCTCACCGCGCGCGGGCGGCACGAGGCCCATCGGGTCTCCTCCCCGCTGGAGCTCCTCTTCGACCTGTGTTTCGTCGTGGCGGTCTCGCAGGCGGGCGTGCAACTGGTGCACGCCGTCTCCGCCGGCCACGCCGGCACCGGGGTCCTCAACTACGCGATGGTGTTCTTCGCCATCTGGTGGGCCTGGATGAACTTCTCCTGGTTCGCCTCGGCGTACGACAACGACGACGTGCTCTACCGGGTCGTCACCCTGGTGCAGATCGCCGGCGTCCTGGTGCTGGCCGCCGGTGTCTCCCGGGCCTTCGAGCAGCACGACTACATGACGGTCTGGCTCGGCTATGTGATCATGCGCCTCGCGATGGCCACCCAGTGGCTGAGAGCCGCGCGGACCGCCGAGGGCACCGAGCGCAGAGCCGCGCTGCGCTATGCGGGCGGGGTGCTGCTGTGCCAGGTCGGCTGGGCCGGTCTGGTGGTGCTGCCGCAGCCGGCGCGGCCCTGGGTGTTCCTGGTGATGGCGATCGCGGAGATGTGCGTACCGCTGTTCGCCGAGCGGGACTACGAGACCTCGTGGCATCCGCACCACATCGCCGAGCGGTACGGACTGTTCACGATCATCGTGCTCGGCGAGACGATCGCCTCCGCCACGGTCGCCGTGAAGTCGGCCGTGGACGAGCACTCCGCGCTGGGCGAGCTGCTGCCGATCGCGGCGGGCGGCCTCCTGATCGTGTTCTCCGCCTGGTGGATCTACTTCGTGGTGCCCATCCACGGTCATCTGCGCTCCAGCGGACGGGCGTTCCTGTGGGGGTACGGCCACTATCTGATCTTCTCCTCGGCGGCGGCGATCGGCGCGGGCCTGGAGGTGGCCGTGGAGGAGGCGGTCGGCTCGGCGCACATCTCCACGGCGGCCGCGTCGGCGGCGGTGACCCTGCCGACGGCGCTGTATCTGCTGACCGTCTGGGCGCTGCACGCACGGCACTTCAAGGTGGGCGTCGCCCAGCAGCTGGTGCTGCCGGTCACCGCTCTGCTGGTGCTCGGCTGCACCTTCCTGGGCGGCTGGTCGGTGCTCGCGGCGGGCCTGGTCTGCGCGGCGGCGGTGGCGACCGGGGTGACCCTGACGGCCCGCATGGTCCGAAGGGAGCGCGCGGCGGGCGCCGGGGCACCGGCGGGCTGA
- the mscL gene encoding large conductance mechanosensitive channel protein MscL, translating into MSAKNEPSVLQGFKAFLMRGNVIDLAVAVVIGAAFTNIVNALVKGIINPLVGAIGTQNLDNYSTCLSDSCHGTHGIQLMWGSVLGAALSFLITATVVYFLMVLPMSKYLARQAARKAAREGTHEVMEVSELEVLKEIRDALVAQRGTGHDDH; encoded by the coding sequence GTGAGCGCGAAGAACGAACCGAGCGTCCTGCAAGGCTTCAAGGCCTTCCTGATGCGCGGCAATGTCATCGACCTGGCAGTGGCGGTCGTCATCGGCGCAGCCTTCACCAACATCGTCAACGCGCTGGTGAAGGGGATCATCAACCCGCTGGTCGGCGCGATCGGCACCCAGAACCTGGACAACTACAGCACGTGCCTGAGCGACTCGTGCCATGGCACGCACGGCATCCAGCTGATGTGGGGTTCCGTCCTCGGCGCCGCGCTGTCCTTCCTGATCACCGCGACGGTGGTGTACTTCCTGATGGTCCTGCCGATGTCGAAGTACCTGGCCCGGCAGGCGGCCCGCAAGGCGGCACGGGAAGGCACCCACGAGGTCATGGAGGTGTCCGAGCTGGAGGTGCTCAAGGAGATCCGCGACGCCCTGGTCGCCCAGCGCGGCACGGGCCACGACGACCACTAG
- a CDS encoding S-methyl-5'-thioadenosine phosphorylase yields MANAEIGVIGGSGFYSFLDDVTEVQVDTPYGPPSDSLFLGEIAGRRVAFLPRHGRGHHLPPHRINYRANLWALRSVGVRQVLGPSAVGGLRAEYGPGTLLVPDQFVDRTKSRAQSYFDGLPLPDGTVPNVVHVSLADPYCPTGRAIALKAARGRDWEPVDGGTLVVVEGPRFSTRAESLWHQAQGWSVVGMTGHPEAALARELELCYTSMTLVTDLDAGAETGEGVSHEEVLQVFAANVERLRGVLFDAVAALPATGERDCLCVNALGGMDPGFELP; encoded by the coding sequence ATGGCGAACGCAGAGATCGGCGTAATCGGCGGCTCGGGCTTCTACTCGTTCCTCGACGACGTCACCGAGGTACAAGTGGACACCCCCTACGGGCCGCCCAGCGACTCCCTGTTCCTCGGCGAGATCGCCGGCCGGCGGGTGGCCTTCCTGCCCCGGCACGGCCGCGGCCACCATCTGCCGCCGCACCGCATCAACTACCGCGCCAACCTGTGGGCGCTGCGTTCCGTCGGCGTCCGGCAGGTCCTCGGCCCGTCGGCGGTGGGCGGCCTGCGCGCCGAGTACGGCCCCGGCACGCTGCTGGTGCCGGACCAGTTCGTGGACCGTACGAAGTCCCGGGCCCAGTCGTACTTCGACGGGCTGCCGCTGCCCGACGGCACGGTGCCGAACGTCGTGCACGTGTCCCTGGCCGACCCCTACTGCCCCACCGGACGGGCGATCGCGCTGAAGGCCGCCCGCGGCCGGGACTGGGAGCCGGTGGACGGCGGCACGCTGGTCGTGGTCGAGGGGCCGCGCTTCTCCACCCGCGCCGAGTCGCTGTGGCACCAGGCGCAGGGCTGGTCGGTGGTGGGCATGACCGGTCACCCCGAGGCGGCGCTCGCCCGCGAACTGGAGCTGTGCTACACCTCCATGACCCTGGTCACCGACCTCGACGCGGGCGCCGAGACCGGTGAGGGCGTCTCCCACGAGGAGGTCCTCCAGGTGTTCGCCGCCAATGTGGAACGGCTGCGCGGGGTGCTCTTCGACGCGGTGGCCGCGCTGCCGGCGACCGGGGAGCGGGACTGCCTGTGCGTGAACGCGCTCGGCGGGATGGACCCGGGGTTCGAGCTGCCGTAG
- a CDS encoding FmdB family zinc ribbon protein — translation MPTYQYQCTECGEGLEAVQKFTDDALTECPNCNGRLKKVFSAVGIVFKGSGFYRNDSRGSTSSSSPATKSSGSSSSDAKPASTSSSSDSKSSSTSTSSSAGTSAA, via the coding sequence GTGCCGACCTACCAGTACCAGTGCACCGAGTGCGGCGAGGGCCTCGAGGCGGTGCAGAAGTTCACCGACGATGCCCTGACCGAGTGCCCCAACTGCAACGGGCGCCTGAAGAAGGTGTTCTCCGCGGTCGGCATTGTCTTCAAGGGCTCCGGCTTCTACCGCAACGATTCGCGCGGCTCCACGTCGAGCAGCAGCCCGGCGACCAAGTCGTCCGGCTCCTCGTCGTCCGACGCGAAGCCCGCCTCGACCTCGTCGTCGTCCGACTCGAAGTCGTCGTCGACGTCCACGTCGAGCTCGGCCGGCACGTCCGCCGCCTGA